From Rutidosis leptorrhynchoides isolate AG116_Rl617_1_P2 chromosome 3, CSIRO_AGI_Rlap_v1, whole genome shotgun sequence, a single genomic window includes:
- the LOC139900610 gene encoding uncharacterized protein, whose product MLKVSPWKGIVHFRKRGKLSPRYVGPFEITEQVGPIAYRLNLPQELSEIHDTFHVLNLKNCLADENMIIPLEEIQVDSKLHFMEEPVEIMDREVKRLKQSNIQIIKVRWNARRGPEFMWEREDQMKQKYLQLFPDETT is encoded by the coding sequence atgctgaaagtatcaccctggaagggtatAGTACATTTCAGGAAACGGGGTAAGTTAAGTCCAAGGTACGTAGGACCATTCGAGATCACTGAACAGGTTGGACCCATAGCTTATAGATTGAATCTACCTCAGGAGCTTAGCGaaattcatgacacatttcacgtgttaaACTTGAAAAATTGCTTGGCAGACGAGAATATGATAATTCCTTTAGAAGAGATACAAGTTGATAGTAAACTTCATTtcatggaggaacctgttgaaatcatggaccgagaggtcaaACGTTTGAAGCAGAGCAACATACAGATTATTAAAGTTCGGTGGAATGcacgtagaggaccagaattcatgtGGGAACGGGAAgaccagatgaaacaaaagtatctgcAACTGTTTCCTGACGAGACAACTTGA